The Euwallacea similis isolate ESF13 chromosome 35, ESF131.1, whole genome shotgun sequence genome has a segment encoding these proteins:
- the RpL8 gene encoding large ribosomal subunit protein uL2: MGRVIRAQRKGAGSVFKSHTKKRKGAPKLRYLDFAERHGYIKGVVKDIIHDPGRGAPLACVHFRDPYKFKTRKELFIAPEGMYTGQFVYCGKKANLQIGNVLPVGTMPEGTIVCNLEEKTGDRGRLARASGNYATVIAHNHDTKKTRVKLPSGAKKVIPSNNRAMVGIVAGGGRIDKPILKAGRAYHKYKVKRNCWPKVRGVAMNPVEHPHGGGNHQHIGKASTVKRGTSAGRKVGLIAARRTGRIRGGKVESKKED; this comes from the exons ATGGGTAGGGTCATACGAGCCCAAAGAAAGGGTGCCGGGTCTGTGTTCAAATCGCACACCAAAAAACGTAAAGGAGCCCCCAAGTTGCGTTACTTGGACTTCGCAGAACGCCATGGCTACATCAAAGGAGTAGTGAAAGACATTATTCATGACCCCGGTCGTGGAGCTCCTTTGGCGTGTGTACACTTCCGAGACCCCTACAAGTTTAAGACCCGCAAGGAACTGTTCATTGCCCCTGAAGGAATGTACACTGGTCAGTTTGTTTATTGTGGAAAGAAGGCCAATTTGCAAATTGGAAATGTTTTACCTGTGGGAACTATGCCTGAGGGTACCATTGTTTGCAATTTGGAAGAGAAGACTGGAGATCGAGGTCGCTTGGCCAGGGCCTCTGGAAATTATGCCACAGTTATCGCCCATAATCATGACACGAAAAAGACCAGGGTTAAACTGCCTTCAGGGGCTAAAAAAGTCATTCCTTCAAATAACAGAGCTATGGTTG gtaTTGTTGCCGGTGGTGGAAGAATTGACAAACCAATTTTGAAAGCTGGTAGGGCATACCACAAATATAAGGTAAAAAGGAATTGCTGGCCTAAGGTGCGTGGTGTTGCTATGAACCCTGTGGAGCATCCTCATGGAGGTGGTAACCATCAACACATTGGTAAGGCTTCGACAGTTAAGAGGGGTACCTCAGCTGGTCGTAAAGTGGGTCTCATCGCCGCCAGAAGAACTGGACGTATTCGTGGTGGTAAAGTGGAGAGCAAAAAAGAAGATTAG
- the LOC136418485 gene encoding sorting nexin-13-like isoform X2, whose product MEPQITGWIGLIVIVFISTFSILGQLISISCLIVFILGIKEVDWIPYLTQQLVDDAATHLRLYKQARTKIKLHEKNRDMKNSPVRETKSSPSRKSGHKRNKSETDIFWYMGKNTEFKRDTDKTVGNSKLYSPETKNYSLEDHFFDLEFQMEKTEICRDAICTDVTNEKEFLSEIMEVLLYILLPDEDFQCKPLRFLLRDIFSNGVILPLFNLVTDPDYINQVIFSICLRNTQISSEVFLTTLRLTESEEELKSTKDLVESEVHNLRSRDAGGEDLAIKQQLGSLSYVIKLINARLSKVEHSSDSIDSLENIPIDKIKTIDLSLEQILKDNLGLSYFIDFVSSQEKQLDLFFYLNIEGWKKSVGKELAELKASFNKSSEHSSAIYEWVRSTALSIYDQFLGGKKEERVQINEHLSQNLHFKIRNLSERPSEHWFDNVHEALLEKMERECLQPFKKSKIYVKLLHELDLVPQGFAEEDNLSLNSVENLEVGEGSAKYNNNFLTVEPSSKLASSVKHVRSLSDVTMFKNENGGSVFNPHTCKENIESRVEEEKNLELKTGDFVLNVNIIETGIVCEKGKTFGIYAVRVSRQYSTGYLEEWHIYRRYSDFYDLHTKIKEKYSGLSKIAFPGKKTFHNMDRAVLERRMKMLGYYMSELCQSHVINAHYGLRELLMTFLEQGDYDRVTGGPISTTINTLVNPIKSGMKSIKNMPEQLINTVDEVVGGLTKVFHSKSGKPPETSKVGASIEETDDNIPLRIMLLLMDEVFDLKSRNQWLRRRIVTILRQIVRTMFGDIVNRRILDYVSYITSPKNVAYYLYIFKQSFWPNGVRNDKKSDRTIDTKNRTRVAAKAALLSCLSDELKHVIGSETTRRGLLTIFDLFQRPVLNRRLLYMLLEGVMCTLFPEKDLLTLFKKLHSKSKRLNVQNSIKR is encoded by the exons ATGGAACCCCAAATTACTGGCTGGATTGGCCTGATTGTGATAGTCTTTATAAGTACTTTTAGTATTTTAGGTCAGCTGATAAGTATCTCTTGcctaatagtttttattcTCGG aatAAAGGAGGTTGATTGGATACCTTACTTAACCCAACAATTAGTTGATGATGCAGCTACTCATTTACGGTTATACAAGCAGGCAAGGACAAAGATAAAATTGCATGAAAAGAACCGAGATATGAAAAACTCTCCAGTTAGAGAGACAAAGTCTTCACCAAGCAGAAAGAGTGGGCATAAAAGGAATAAAAGTgaaactgatattttttggTATATGGGGAAAAATACTGAATTTAAGAGAG ATACTGATAAAACTGTGGGTAACTCAAAATTGTACTCACCAGAGACCAAAAATTACTCCCTTGAGGACCATTTTTTTGATCTagaatttcaaatggaaaaaactgAGATTTGTCGAGATGCAATTTGCACTGATGTTACCAATGAAAAAG aatttttatctGAAATCATGGAAGTTCTTCTTTATATTTTGCTACCAGATGAGGATTTTCAATGCAAACCCCTCAGATTTTTGCTGAGGGACATATTTTCTAACGGGGTCATTTTGCCTTTGTTCAATTTAGTCACAGACCCTGATTATATTAATCAGGTTATTTTCTCTATT TGTTTAAGAAATACTCAAATTTCAAGTGAAGTGTTCCTAACAACCCTAAGATTAACTGAAAGTGAGGAAGAACTCAAAAGCACTAAAGACTTAGTTGAAAGTGAGGTTCATAATTTG AGGTCTCGTGATGCTGGAGGTGAAGACCTCGCAATTAAACAACAACTGGGTAGTCTTTCTTATgtgataaaactaataaatgcTCGTCTGTCTAAAGTCGAGCATTCGTCAGATTCTATAGACTCACTTGAAAACATTCCtatagataaaattaaaactatagATTTAAGTCTGGAGCAGATACTTAAAGATAACTTGGGGCTGTCATATTTCATAGATTTTGTGTCTAGTCAAGAGAAACAgctagatttatttttctacctCAATATTGAAG gCTGGAAGAAGTCGGTAGGCAAAGAACTTGCGGAATTAAAAgcttcatttaataaatcttcaGAACATTCTTCGGCGATTTATGAGTGGGTGCGTTCCACAGCCCTCAGCATCTACGACCAATTCCTGGGAGGAAAAAAAGAGGAGCGCGTTCAAATAAATGAACACTTATCgcaaaatttgcatttcaaaattagaaatctTAGTGAAAGACCTTCGGAACATTGGTTTGATAACGTACATGAAGCTCTGCTGGAGAAAATGGAGAGGGAGTGTCTGCAACcctttaaaaaaagcaaaatttatgtGAAGCTTTTGCACGAGCTGGATTTGGTCCCTCAAGGTTTCGCTGAAGAAGATAATCTCAGCTTAAATAGCGTGGAAAATTTGGAAGTGGGGGAAGGTAGTGCCAAGtacaacaataattttttaacagtgGAACCTTCATCAAAGCTGGCATCATCAGTGAAGCATGTGAGGTCCTTGAGCGATGTCACAATGTTTAAGAATGAAAATGGGGGTTCTGTGTTTAATCCTCATActtgtaaagaaaatattgaatccAGAGTGGAGGAGGAGAAAAATCTCGAGTTGAAGACTGgcgattttgttttaaatgtgAATATTATTGAAACAG GAATTGTGTGCGAAAAAGGCAAAACCTTCGGCATATATGCAGTAAGAGTGAGCAGGCAATATTCTACAGGATATTTAGAAGAGTGGCATATTTATAGGCGATATAGTGACTTCTATGACCTACatactaaaataaaagaaaaa tattcGGGCCTCTCAAAAATCGCCTTTCCGGGCAAAAAGACATTCCACAATATGGACCGAGCAGTATTAGAACGTCGCATGAAGATGTTGGGTTATTACATGAGTGAATTGTGCCAAAGTCATGTGATAAACGCGCATTACGGTCTTAGGGAGTTGCTGATGACGTTTCTAGAGCAAGGCGATTATGACCGGGTGACTGGAGGGCCTATTTCTACCACA ATAAACACGCTTGTCAATCCTATAAAATCCGGCATGAAGAGCATAAAAAACATGCCTGAACAGCTAATTAATACTGTAGATGAAGTGGTAGGGGGATTAACCAAAGTGTTTCACAGTAAATCTGGAAAACCACCTGAAACTAGTAAAGTTGGAGCTTCCATAGAAGAG ACCGACGACAACATTCCACTAAGAATAATGCTGCTTTTAATGGATGAGGTATTCGATTTAAAATCCAGAAACCAATGGTTACGTCGACGAATAGTCACGATTTTAAGACAAATAGTCAGAACAATGTTCGGTGATATTGTAAATAGGCGAATCTTAGATTATGTTTCCTATATTACAAGCCCAAAAAATGTGGCCTATTATCTTTATATTTTCAA GCAATCCTTCTGGCCCAATGGTGTTAGAAACGACAAGAAATCAGATAGAACTATCGACACGAAAAACCGAACGCGCGTTGCAGCCAAAGCAGCCCTACTATCTTGTCTTTCAGACGAATTGAAACACGTCATCGGCTCGGAAACAACCAGAAGAGGGTTGCTGACCATTTTCGATCTGTTCCAGCGGCCCGTACTGAATCGCAGATTACTTTACATGCTGTTAGAAGGAGTTATGTGTACTTTGTTCCCCGAGAAAGATTTACTTactctttttaaaaaattgcactcAAAATCCAAAAGGCTTAATGTACAGAATAGTataaaaagataa
- the LOC136418485 gene encoding sorting nexin-13-like isoform X1, whose product MEPQITGWIGLIVIVFISTFSILGQLISISCLIVFILGAFSLLYLKLGNVDKFYSKCAGNPLTTNYQNEGGLKSIKALLTSPKRAPKTDSRVTGSELIDSSLQEILGYIVRDYVQPWYSLISVNTEFPQVTVRQTAQTFAINISNRIKEVDWIPYLTQQLVDDAATHLRLYKQARTKIKLHEKNRDMKNSPVRETKSSPSRKSGHKRNKSETDIFWYMGKNTEFKRDTDKTVGNSKLYSPETKNYSLEDHFFDLEFQMEKTEICRDAICTDVTNEKEFLSEIMEVLLYILLPDEDFQCKPLRFLLRDIFSNGVILPLFNLVTDPDYINQVIFSICLRNTQISSEVFLTTLRLTESEEELKSTKDLVESEVHNLRSRDAGGEDLAIKQQLGSLSYVIKLINARLSKVEHSSDSIDSLENIPIDKIKTIDLSLEQILKDNLGLSYFIDFVSSQEKQLDLFFYLNIEGWKKSVGKELAELKASFNKSSEHSSAIYEWVRSTALSIYDQFLGGKKEERVQINEHLSQNLHFKIRNLSERPSEHWFDNVHEALLEKMERECLQPFKKSKIYVKLLHELDLVPQGFAEEDNLSLNSVENLEVGEGSAKYNNNFLTVEPSSKLASSVKHVRSLSDVTMFKNENGGSVFNPHTCKENIESRVEEEKNLELKTGDFVLNVNIIETGIVCEKGKTFGIYAVRVSRQYSTGYLEEWHIYRRYSDFYDLHTKIKEKYSGLSKIAFPGKKTFHNMDRAVLERRMKMLGYYMSELCQSHVINAHYGLRELLMTFLEQGDYDRVTGGPISTTINTLVNPIKSGMKSIKNMPEQLINTVDEVVGGLTKVFHSKSGKPPETSKVGASIEETDDNIPLRIMLLLMDEVFDLKSRNQWLRRRIVTILRQIVRTMFGDIVNRRILDYVSYITSPKNVAYYLYIFKQSFWPNGVRNDKKSDRTIDTKNRTRVAAKAALLSCLSDELKHVIGSETTRRGLLTIFDLFQRPVLNRRLLYMLLEGVMCTLFPEKDLLTLFKKLHSKSKRLNVQNSIKR is encoded by the exons ATGGAACCCCAAATTACTGGCTGGATTGGCCTGATTGTGATAGTCTTTATAAGTACTTTTAGTATTTTAGGTCAGCTGATAAGTATCTCTTGcctaatagtttttattcTCGG AGCTTTCTCACtcctttatttaaaactaGGCAACGTAGACAAATTCTACAGTAAGTGTGCAGGGAATCCACTCACAACTAACTATCAGAATGAGGGTggtttaaaatcaattaaagcCTTACTAACAAGCCCAAAGAGAGCACCAAAAACAGATAGTCGCGTTACTGGAAGTGAGTTAATTGATAGTTCCTTGCAAGAAATCTTAGGGTACATTGTCAGAGACTATGTGCAACCTTGGTATAGTTTAATTTCGGTTAATACAGAGTTCCCTCAGGTTACAGTTCGACAAACAGCACAAACTTTTGCAATTAACATTTCTAACAG aatAAAGGAGGTTGATTGGATACCTTACTTAACCCAACAATTAGTTGATGATGCAGCTACTCATTTACGGTTATACAAGCAGGCAAGGACAAAGATAAAATTGCATGAAAAGAACCGAGATATGAAAAACTCTCCAGTTAGAGAGACAAAGTCTTCACCAAGCAGAAAGAGTGGGCATAAAAGGAATAAAAGTgaaactgatattttttggTATATGGGGAAAAATACTGAATTTAAGAGAG ATACTGATAAAACTGTGGGTAACTCAAAATTGTACTCACCAGAGACCAAAAATTACTCCCTTGAGGACCATTTTTTTGATCTagaatttcaaatggaaaaaactgAGATTTGTCGAGATGCAATTTGCACTGATGTTACCAATGAAAAAG aatttttatctGAAATCATGGAAGTTCTTCTTTATATTTTGCTACCAGATGAGGATTTTCAATGCAAACCCCTCAGATTTTTGCTGAGGGACATATTTTCTAACGGGGTCATTTTGCCTTTGTTCAATTTAGTCACAGACCCTGATTATATTAATCAGGTTATTTTCTCTATT TGTTTAAGAAATACTCAAATTTCAAGTGAAGTGTTCCTAACAACCCTAAGATTAACTGAAAGTGAGGAAGAACTCAAAAGCACTAAAGACTTAGTTGAAAGTGAGGTTCATAATTTG AGGTCTCGTGATGCTGGAGGTGAAGACCTCGCAATTAAACAACAACTGGGTAGTCTTTCTTATgtgataaaactaataaatgcTCGTCTGTCTAAAGTCGAGCATTCGTCAGATTCTATAGACTCACTTGAAAACATTCCtatagataaaattaaaactatagATTTAAGTCTGGAGCAGATACTTAAAGATAACTTGGGGCTGTCATATTTCATAGATTTTGTGTCTAGTCAAGAGAAACAgctagatttatttttctacctCAATATTGAAG gCTGGAAGAAGTCGGTAGGCAAAGAACTTGCGGAATTAAAAgcttcatttaataaatcttcaGAACATTCTTCGGCGATTTATGAGTGGGTGCGTTCCACAGCCCTCAGCATCTACGACCAATTCCTGGGAGGAAAAAAAGAGGAGCGCGTTCAAATAAATGAACACTTATCgcaaaatttgcatttcaaaattagaaatctTAGTGAAAGACCTTCGGAACATTGGTTTGATAACGTACATGAAGCTCTGCTGGAGAAAATGGAGAGGGAGTGTCTGCAACcctttaaaaaaagcaaaatttatgtGAAGCTTTTGCACGAGCTGGATTTGGTCCCTCAAGGTTTCGCTGAAGAAGATAATCTCAGCTTAAATAGCGTGGAAAATTTGGAAGTGGGGGAAGGTAGTGCCAAGtacaacaataattttttaacagtgGAACCTTCATCAAAGCTGGCATCATCAGTGAAGCATGTGAGGTCCTTGAGCGATGTCACAATGTTTAAGAATGAAAATGGGGGTTCTGTGTTTAATCCTCATActtgtaaagaaaatattgaatccAGAGTGGAGGAGGAGAAAAATCTCGAGTTGAAGACTGgcgattttgttttaaatgtgAATATTATTGAAACAG GAATTGTGTGCGAAAAAGGCAAAACCTTCGGCATATATGCAGTAAGAGTGAGCAGGCAATATTCTACAGGATATTTAGAAGAGTGGCATATTTATAGGCGATATAGTGACTTCTATGACCTACatactaaaataaaagaaaaa tattcGGGCCTCTCAAAAATCGCCTTTCCGGGCAAAAAGACATTCCACAATATGGACCGAGCAGTATTAGAACGTCGCATGAAGATGTTGGGTTATTACATGAGTGAATTGTGCCAAAGTCATGTGATAAACGCGCATTACGGTCTTAGGGAGTTGCTGATGACGTTTCTAGAGCAAGGCGATTATGACCGGGTGACTGGAGGGCCTATTTCTACCACA ATAAACACGCTTGTCAATCCTATAAAATCCGGCATGAAGAGCATAAAAAACATGCCTGAACAGCTAATTAATACTGTAGATGAAGTGGTAGGGGGATTAACCAAAGTGTTTCACAGTAAATCTGGAAAACCACCTGAAACTAGTAAAGTTGGAGCTTCCATAGAAGAG ACCGACGACAACATTCCACTAAGAATAATGCTGCTTTTAATGGATGAGGTATTCGATTTAAAATCCAGAAACCAATGGTTACGTCGACGAATAGTCACGATTTTAAGACAAATAGTCAGAACAATGTTCGGTGATATTGTAAATAGGCGAATCTTAGATTATGTTTCCTATATTACAAGCCCAAAAAATGTGGCCTATTATCTTTATATTTTCAA GCAATCCTTCTGGCCCAATGGTGTTAGAAACGACAAGAAATCAGATAGAACTATCGACACGAAAAACCGAACGCGCGTTGCAGCCAAAGCAGCCCTACTATCTTGTCTTTCAGACGAATTGAAACACGTCATCGGCTCGGAAACAACCAGAAGAGGGTTGCTGACCATTTTCGATCTGTTCCAGCGGCCCGTACTGAATCGCAGATTACTTTACATGCTGTTAGAAGGAGTTATGTGTACTTTGTTCCCCGAGAAAGATTTACTTactctttttaaaaaattgcactcAAAATCCAAAAGGCTTAATGTACAGAATAGTataaaaagataa